One window of the Gambusia affinis linkage group LG13, SWU_Gaff_1.0, whole genome shotgun sequence genome contains the following:
- the selenou1a gene encoding selenoprotein U 1a isoform X4, producing MGMWSLGIGAVGAALAGIFLANTDMCLPKGANASLEHLEDADLRSTTDDGKVIKAKSLWEKNGAVIMAVRRPGUFLCREEASELSSLKPQLEELGVPLVAVVKENVGSEIQDFRPHFAGDIYVDEMKHFYGPLQRKMGGLGFIRLGVWQNFIRAWRSGYQGNMHGEGFILGGVFVIGPGDQGILLEHKEKQFGDKVETADVLKAVQKIVPVK from the exons ATGGGGATGTGGTCCCTGGGCATCGGCGCAGTCGGAGCGGCCCTGGCTGGGATTTTCCTGGCCAACACTGACATGTGTCTTCCTAAAGGTGCAAACGCATCGCTGGAGCACCTCGAAGACGCCGATCTGCGGTCCACCACAGACG aTGGAAAGGTTATAAAAGCGAAGAGCCTCTGGGAGAAGAATGGAGCGGTGATCATGGCCGTACGGCGGCCTGGATGATTTTTGTGCAGAGAG GAGGCCTCTGAGCTGTCCTCTCTGAAGCCCCAGCTGGAAGAGCTCGGGGTCCCTCTGGTTGCCGTGGTGAAAGAGAACGTCGGCTCAGAGATCCAGGACTTCAGACCGCACTTCGCTGGGGACATCTACGTAGATGAGATG aaacatttctatGGACCACTGCAGAGAAAGATGGGAGGGCTGGGCTTCATCCGGCTTGGGGTGTGGCAGAACTTTATTCGGGCCTGGAGGTCTGGTTACCAAGGTAACATGCACGGCGAGGGCTTCATCTTGGGAGGAGTGTTTGTCATTGGACCAGGAGATCAG GGAATCCTCCTGGAGCACAAAGAGAAGCAGTTTGGCGACAAGGTGGAGACAGCAGACGTCCTCAAGGCGGTGCAGAAAATTGTTCCAGTGAAATAG
- the selenou1a gene encoding selenoprotein U 1a isoform X3: MSSLEGGLIEMGMWSLGIGAVGAALAGIFLANTDMCLPKGANASLEHLEDADLRSTTDDGKVIKAKSLWEKNGAVIMAVRRPGUFLCREEASELSSLKPQLEELGVPLVAVVKENVGSEIQDFRPHFAGDIYVDEMKHFYGPLQRKMGGLGFIRLGVWQNFIRAWRSGYQGNMHGEGFILGGVFVIGPGDQGILLEHKEKQFGDKVETADVLKAVQKIVPVK; the protein is encoded by the exons TGTCCAGTTTGGAGGGGGGCCTGATTGAGATGGGGATGTGGTCCCTGGGCATCGGCGCAGTCGGAGCGGCCCTGGCTGGGATTTTCCTGGCCAACACTGACATGTGTCTTCCTAAAGGTGCAAACGCATCGCTGGAGCACCTCGAAGACGCCGATCTGCGGTCCACCACAGACG aTGGAAAGGTTATAAAAGCGAAGAGCCTCTGGGAGAAGAATGGAGCGGTGATCATGGCCGTACGGCGGCCTGGATGATTTTTGTGCAGAGAG GAGGCCTCTGAGCTGTCCTCTCTGAAGCCCCAGCTGGAAGAGCTCGGGGTCCCTCTGGTTGCCGTGGTGAAAGAGAACGTCGGCTCAGAGATCCAGGACTTCAGACCGCACTTCGCTGGGGACATCTACGTAGATGAGATG aaacatttctatGGACCACTGCAGAGAAAGATGGGAGGGCTGGGCTTCATCCGGCTTGGGGTGTGGCAGAACTTTATTCGGGCCTGGAGGTCTGGTTACCAAGGTAACATGCACGGCGAGGGCTTCATCTTGGGAGGAGTGTTTGTCATTGGACCAGGAGATCAG GGAATCCTCCTGGAGCACAAAGAGAAGCAGTTTGGCGACAAGGTGGAGACAGCAGACGTCCTCAAGGCGGTGCAGAAAATTGTTCCAGTGAAATAG
- the selenou1a gene encoding selenoprotein U 1a isoform X1, translated as MLALSRCSATLSWRLPLRCSALCLASRSVTAAPQFLKSQTAQFHQSKARASPDPNKITSVSSLEGGLIEMGMWSLGIGAVGAALAGIFLANTDMCLPKGANASLEHLEDADLRSTTDDGKVIKAKSLWEKNGAVIMAVRRPGUFLCREEASELSSLKPQLEELGVPLVAVVKENVGSEIQDFRPHFAGDIYVDEMKHFYGPLQRKMGGLGFIRLGVWQNFIRAWRSGYQGNMHGEGFILGGVFVIGPGDQGILLEHKEKQFGDKVETADVLKAVQKIVPVK; from the exons ATGCTGGCTCTGTCCAGATGTTCAGCGACTTTGAGCTGGAGGCTTCCCCTGCGTTGCTCTGCCCTCTGTCTGGCGAGCCGCTCCGTCACAGCCGCCCCTCAGTTTCTAAAGAGCCAGACTGCTCAGTTTCACCAAAGCAAAGCCAGAGCAAGTCCTGATCCAAACAAGATCACCTCAG TGTCCAGTTTGGAGGGGGGCCTGATTGAGATGGGGATGTGGTCCCTGGGCATCGGCGCAGTCGGAGCGGCCCTGGCTGGGATTTTCCTGGCCAACACTGACATGTGTCTTCCTAAAGGTGCAAACGCATCGCTGGAGCACCTCGAAGACGCCGATCTGCGGTCCACCACAGACG aTGGAAAGGTTATAAAAGCGAAGAGCCTCTGGGAGAAGAATGGAGCGGTGATCATGGCCGTACGGCGGCCTGGATGATTTTTGTGCAGAGAG GAGGCCTCTGAGCTGTCCTCTCTGAAGCCCCAGCTGGAAGAGCTCGGGGTCCCTCTGGTTGCCGTGGTGAAAGAGAACGTCGGCTCAGAGATCCAGGACTTCAGACCGCACTTCGCTGGGGACATCTACGTAGATGAGATG aaacatttctatGGACCACTGCAGAGAAAGATGGGAGGGCTGGGCTTCATCCGGCTTGGGGTGTGGCAGAACTTTATTCGGGCCTGGAGGTCTGGTTACCAAGGTAACATGCACGGCGAGGGCTTCATCTTGGGAGGAGTGTTTGTCATTGGACCAGGAGATCAG GGAATCCTCCTGGAGCACAAAGAGAAGCAGTTTGGCGACAAGGTGGAGACAGCAGACGTCCTCAAGGCGGTGCAGAAAATTGTTCCAGTGAAATAG